TTCATCTGGCTCCCCGTTTTATCCTTCAGGTCCGATTTATTCCGTTAGTATTAGCTAATGTCATTAATGAGAATATGTATTATCTTCGGGTTTCGGGGTGAAAACTGCCGTCACCACGTCTCGAGATTTGCTTCACTCACGATCCGCGCGCGACTGAAAGTGAGGGGGGGGCTCAAGGGGCGTGTACATGGTGCGTGCGCATGACCACTGATAGAGTAAATCGTCTTGGTGTACGCGCACGTTTCACTGTGCTCGCTAATTAAGGTGCActttaattttcacatttggGAAGGACATTGATGCAGTGTCAGCAGAGCCCATGCGATCAGAGAACAACCCAGGGACTGTAAACGCATACGTATGATATTATCATCGATGAGAATCATTGTAGCACCTGAATATCATGTCCCATTAAGTAAGCCTGAGCACACTGTCCAAACTTCACCTCTGACACCTCGACACATGGTCCTCCCATGAGTGCAGTTCAGGTACAGGAATCAAATTAGTGCAGTATGAACTGATTCTCAAGAGCAGTTGACCTCACAGCATCCCTCCACTGACTTCCGATTATATGTAGTAAAGTTTAATTTCATGCTGTTGGAATTTTGACCTGAGTTTACCTGAATTAGACGTTGATTCTAACTGCAACGCGTGTCATTCacattaaacatatttgaaaatcaGTTCTTTcgttgtgtgtttgtgagtgtacTATGCATACTCCTCTGTACATTTGCTTCACTTGTCTTTCACAAATAAATCTCAATTGTATCATTATAGTCATAAATACATGGTATTTAGAACAAACTGCTTTTGGTTTATAGAATATTCAAGTTACATATACAAATTGTACGATCTGCACAAATGAGATGAGAAACTCATGAGATGAGAATGCAGAAATAAGATTCAGAAATATGTCTGCCACTCAAAGTGCCtcaacaaaaatgctttcagtttgCAACCACGTCAAGTTAATCGCAGATGCAtcaaacattccacaaatgcCAGTATATATAGTCGGCTTTACCACCGAAAGTTTCGGTGACGCCTCGGCCCCTCTGACCCGGATGTGCTTTCAGCGTGTAGCGCATGGATGCGACCTTCTAGTTTCATGTAACTAGGTTCTGTAAGACGGTGTCAAAATCTACATCGGTCACAAGGACTACTGTATGTCCATTGCGTTGCCAGCCAGCTGAAATCCTGAAAAAACAGCGACCAGATAGACGAAAGAAGGCAACTGCGAGGTATCAACAGTAATCACAGTCCGTCTCTTGCTAGCTGACTGCATAGTTTTTGCTGTGAGCTGTAGCTTGGTAGCTTTAATTTTGCAGGTTCCTAGCCAGTCAGCAATAACCTTATGGTAAGAAGTTGTTAGCTTTTCATTTCCCTTTCCTACGTGGGGGACATTGTGAGTTAAGCGGTAACATATCTAGTCAGATAGCTAACTTAAGATCGCTAGTTAGGAAGTTATCAAAGTGGTGGGATGTGTTTAACTCTCGGTCTAACCTACTTAAGACCATAGGGCGTTCAGTAGCAGACAACAAACTGCACGTTAAGATTTTGAGGACGTTGATGCTAAAACTAAAGTAAAGGCACGACTACTCTGGCAAACGTTTAATGTGGGTTATGGGCTTGATGTTGTTGGAATACCAACGTAGTGATTAATCAGACGAGTTATGTTTGcgtcttttaaaaatgacccaGAGATGTTCGTAACGACGATTGGTTCCTCTATGCACAGCTACACGTGTATATTATCCTGCTAAGCACCCACAGTAATTTCCCAGTGAGTTTTTCTAGCATAACGAATGGGTCACAGTCATTGCATCTCCATCTCTGacttactttatttttatttgattgacagctgtctCATGTTGGTAAGGCAGCTACTCTCCAGACCATATTCCCTGCAGTTCCCATCCCTTAGGACAGCTTGTGACATCGCTCATAAGAAGTATGATGTCATTGTGGTGGGCGGAGGCCATGCTGGGACagaggcagctgctgcagcaacCAGGGTTGGGGCAGAGACTCTGCTCATCACTCAGAACATCCGAACTATAGGTGAGAGTCCTGACCTTGTTTGCTTGCTCCCTCTGGGAGGGACAGAaacctctttctcttttctatTTATATTGTTTACAAGTCCTACATTGAACCTTCTTTGCCAAAGTTCTTTGTGAAGAGCTGTGTTAATGTTATATCCAGTCAGTCGATGGTCTGTGCAGAATTTTTGTGTTACAGATGCTTTACTGACTCTCACTCCTCAGGTGCTCTGTCATGCAACCCCTCCTTGGGTGGTGTGGGGAAGGGCCACCTGGTGCGTGAGGTGGACTCTCTGGATGGGCTTTGTGGACGTGCAGGAGACTGGGCTGGGATCCATTTCTCGATTCTGAACCGCAGCAAGGGACCAGCGGTCTGGGGCCCGCGTGCACAGCTGGACCGTGACCGATACAGACAGTTCATCCAGGTACTCTTAGAAAATGAGGACCTTTAGCACGATGATGGCCATTGAATGGCTTTTGTCAGAAAAGGAgataagacagagagagaccactATGATAAATCAGTTTAAGTGATACCCTCATTTGCGATAATCATTTACCTACCTCTGTCCATCCTCTGACTGTCCCCATATCCCCTATCTTTACCTCtaccctgctctccctgcttttctctccctccctcagactGAGTTGCTCTCCACACCCAGGCTGACTGTTCTGGAGGGGTCAGTGGAGGAGCTGTTGGTTTTGAACCCAAACCCAGATCATCCCGGTCAGCACAGAGTCACTGGAGTCCGAATGGGTATGtgtcagatgtgtttgtgtttatatctGTCTGATATTTTACAATGCTAAAGTCAGGGGTCTCTGTAAATGTATGGTAGTCATAACACCATATTTAATTGCTCTATTGCCCCCTAGTGGATGGAGGCCGGCCTGTTTTCTCCAGCTCTGTTGTCATCACAACGGGCACTTTCCTGTCAGGCTCCCTCTTCATGGGCCGAACCACCTCGCCAGGGGGTAGAATTGGGGACCCCCCTTCCTGCACCGGCCTGTCCCACAGCTTGCGGGAGACACTGGGGTTAAAGACTGGTCGGCTGAGGACTGGAACACCACCTCGCATATTAAAGGAAACAGTGCAGctgtccctcacacacacacatgcccctGACAAACAACCCACACCATTCAGCTTCCTTAATAAAGAAACACGCTGCAAGGTAAGGAGACAATTCGCACAAATCCCAGTGTGCCATTAgggcaaaaataaagaatgtgATTTTACTGTATGATTACTACATGATTTCCAGCAGCACCATAACTGAGTTAGGCTGGTAAGATTCAGTCGAGAACCAAAGAAACTGTAAAGTGTATCCTTCATCATGTACGTCCAAACACAGTGAAGGGAACCAGACCATCTGGCCAGGGGAATTGTAATTTCGGTAAAATAAGACACACCTTACATGTCTTGTCTGTTGTTGGATAGGGCTGTGATCACTGCTAGTAGTATCTGTTGATTTATAAGTAGCTGTAtgattactagcaaaaaacaatgcatagTGAAAGGCAAACAGCAAGTGGAAAATTGTGAAGAGCCCAATTCTGTGGCCTGTGGAATATACCTccataaagacagaaaaaacagttACAAATTTGCAAAACACTCGTGAGATGGTGATGATTCCATATCTCTGATCTCAGCCAGAAGACCAGTTGCCCTGTTATCTTCTCTACACCACCCCTGGAGTGGAGAGAGTGGTGATGGAGAGCCTTCACCTCAACACTCATATACAGCAGGACACCAAGGGGCCCAGGTAGacatactgtaaacacactcaGTATAACAGCAAAACAGGCCAGAACTTTCACTGAGTTAGTTGTATTTAATTGGAAACTACACCGAAAGAGAGAGTTTATACATTTCACAGCGGCAGTTTCCTCTCTCAGGTACTGTCCCTCCATTGAATCGAGGGTGCTGCGTTTTCCAGGCCGGAAACATCAGGTGTGGCTGGAACCAGAGggcatgacctctgacctgctcTACCCCCAGGGTCTGTCCATGACCTTGCCACCTGACCAACAGCTACGCCTCCTGAGAGAGATTCCAGCTCTACAGAGGGCAGAGATCCAGACACCTGGTATGCAGGACTCCTTCCAACCTCATCACAATTGCAGTCATCGGGACCATTACCTGCCATCTGGTCTGGGTGGCACATGTAATGTTGTACTGATTAGTAGCACTACTGCTGCCAGAGGACACTGGAAATTCTGTTTCTTCTAACACTGACAGAGCACCACTGttacagctgcagcagtgctggtAGTCATCTTTGCCTCTGCGTTTCTCacccttcctcttctttttcaggTTATGGGGTACAGTATGATTTTGTGTGCCCCACCCAACTGTCGCCTTCTCTGCAGGTAAAAAGAGTTCAAGGACTTTTTCTCGCTGGACAGATCAATGGGACAACTGGGTATGAGGAGGCTGCTGCACAGGTAGAGTCCATAGCTCCACCACAGAACAATATTATTTACTTCACAGATTACACAGCATACGCttacaccatacacacatataacGGCCACGTACTCAAAATTTTACACTCAAAATGATCAAAGTATGGAAACAGttgtaatgtaaacaaatgtaaataaatatagctactgtgtgtttgagaagCATAGCACTGTTTGTGGTTAGGAAGCGGGGCTGAAGAcctgctgatgtcactgaattctttttaaaatagccATAGACAAATTTTAAGATGCtccaaaagttttttttttttttttcttaaaatccAGGCTGCATCctgtgcaagttttttttttccatttgtaaatgAGATGTAAATAATTCCAGCAACCAGCATAAAACTTACATTCGCTACAGGATATTTTATTTAAGAGGTGTGTGAATAAAGTAGAAAACCGCCTACACATCATGTTAAAATCAGCTATGGTACAGCACCATGACCTCTCTCCTCCCGTTCATTCAGGGCTTGTGGGCGGGGGTCAATGCAGGCCGAACTTCCCTCCGCttgcctcccctctccctctcccgcacTCAGAGCTACATCGGGGTCCTGATCGATGACCTTGTGAACAGGGGGGTGACTGAGCCGTACCGCATGTTCACCAGCCGTGCTGAGTTCAGAACTGCACTCAGACCTGACAACGCAGACCTGCGGCTCTCTCTTAGAGGTACCGGCCCAACGACTGGTGTGCCAAGTTTTTTGCTCACCCTGCTGTTCTTCGTTTTTACCGCTTGTCTCTGCTGCACCCTGTCTTGTATTATGCATGTCAGCATAGGACAACGTGTGTGTATTTTTCGATTAAAGAcacctgtgtctctgtctccatcaGGGTTTGAGGAGGTTGGCTGCGTGTCTCTCAGGCGTTACAAGGAAGCGAAGAGAGTCAGGGACATTCTGAATGAGGCGCTGACCGCCCTGCAGTCCATCTCCATGTCCCCCccgagatggagggagagactCGGAACGATCAGGCTCAGCGAAAACAAGAGCACGTTAGTAAGGTCAGTTATAACAACACATGGAAATGCAATGCTGTGTAGTAATGCTTCACATGCCCCCGATCAGGCAGTGCTAATGTCGCTGTCCTTGATCATTGACTGTGAATACCGCTTTAACAGAGTCTCACTTTTTTGGTTAATGTATACTCCTGTACTTCACAGTGCTCTGGAGCTGTTAGAGTACAAAGACATCACTTTTGAGATGCTGGCCTCTGCTTTCCCAGAGCACCTTTCAGCTTACCTGGAGTTCTCGCAGAGGCTCAAGATTGAAGGTGAGTAAAGCCATACCAGTACTAACATGGTTGCCTCTTGCCGTTTGTTGCCAGTGCAGAGGCTACAATGTGTGCGAACTCTGTACCTCCCTCTGCAGCGGTGTACCGCCCCCACTGTGAGAAGCAGAAGCTTGAGGTGGAGAGAataagagaggaagagagtctGTCCCTGCCTCAGGACATAGACTACTTTTCCCTCCCTATCTCGCTCTCCCAGGAGGTCAGAGAGGTGCTGGACCGTGTGCGACCACACACTGTAAGTTGGACCTAGGTCCTTCCCGTTTACAAAGCACTTggacagacacaaaagcatgtCAGCATCATACATGCAATGTCTTGCATCACAATGTCAGTAGTATCTTAGTGACTACCTGTACTGACACTGATGACATAGTCTGCCGCTAAATGCTGTAGtaataaacatatttgaaaagTTTAATCTGTCTGTTATGTTTCTCTTGTTCTGTCAAACAGCTGGGAGCTGCCACCCGTTTACAAGGAATGACCCCTGCTGCAGTTGTTCACCTGCTGAACTATGTCCgcaagacagagagggagacagaggagcaaACCTATACAAAAGCTTCTTGATGAGAAAGGAGTCAAAAAGAtcttcacagaaatgcacatgaCATCATAGTGAAACAGACTGTACATAGTTATGTGCAAAccaactttattttaaaaaggtagaagataataaattatttttttaaaaaacctatttacattttcttgtgttattttaaacaatttacTCCAGTCATGAACAGTAAGGTATACCATTCATGTACCAAGGGTCCACACTTGTGTTTTGATCCTCACCATCACAGACTATATTAAAAAACATCCAGAACTGTCTAGAAAAGGGCCATTCGGGTCTGATCATAATCTATGTTAATAGGGACCAAAAACATTACAGCTAGTGTGGACCCAATGTCAAAGAGTACCGTGACTATGCAGTGACTGATATCAGATCAGCAGCCTACGATATCATGAGTACAAAAGTTACAATCCACAGagtgccccacactgccccactgtGGCCATAGCAGTTCATTGCAGCACCAGCATCctgttcctct
This genomic stretch from Megalops cyprinoides isolate fMegCyp1 chromosome 1, fMegCyp1.pri, whole genome shotgun sequence harbors:
- the mto1 gene encoding LOW QUALITY PROTEIN: protein MTO1 homolog, mitochondrial (The sequence of the model RefSeq protein was modified relative to this genomic sequence to represent the inferred CDS: substituted 2 bases at 2 genomic stop codons), which gives rise to MLVRQLLSRPYSLQFPSLRTACDIAHKKYDVIVVGGGHAGTEAAAAATRVGAETLLITQNIRTIGALSCNPSLGGVGKGHLVREVDSLDGLCGRAGDWAGIHFSILNRSKGPAVWGPRAQLDRDRYRQFIQTELLSTPRLTVLEGSVEELLVLNPNPDHPGQHRVTGVRMVDGGRPVFSSSVVITTGTFLSGSLFMGRTTSPGGRIGDPPSCTGLSHSLRETLGLKTGRLRTGTPPRILKETVQLSLTHTHAPDKQPTPFSFLNKETRCKPEDQLPCYLLYTTPGVERVVMESLHLNTHIQQDTKGPRYCPSIESRVLRFPGRKHQVWLEPEGMTSDLLYPQGLSMTLPPDQQLRLLREIPALQRAEIQTPGYGVQYDFVCPTQLSPSLQVKRVQGLFLAGQINGTTGYEEAAAQGLWAGVNAGRTSLRLPPLSLSRTQSYIGVLIDDLVNRGVTEPYRMFTSRAEFRTALRPDNADLRLSLRGFEEVGCVSLRRYKEAKRVRDILNEALTALQSISMSPPRWRERLGTIRLSENKSTLVSALELLEYKDITFEMLASAFPEHLSAYLEFSQRLKIEAVYRPHCEKQKLEVERIREEESLSLPQDIDYFSLPISLSQEVREVLDRVRPHTLGAATRLQGMTPAAVVHLLNYVRKTERETEEQTYTKASXXERSQKDLHRNAHDIIVKQTVHSYVQTNFILKR